GGCCACCTGCCGGTGCGGAAGCCTTGTTCCGGTGGTTGTCTGAGCGCGACGGGCAGAACAAGGTACTCAACTTGAATATCTCGAATGTTCCCGGTCCGCGCGAACGCGGCCGCGTGGGGGCCGCGCTGGTCACCGAGATCTATTCGGTGGGCCCGTTGACCGCCGGTAGCGGATTGAATATCACGGTGTGGAGTTATGTCGATCAGCTCAATATCTCGGTGTTAACCGATGGTTCCACCGTGCAGGACCCGCATGAAGTAACCGCGGGAATGATCGCGGACTTCATCGAAATACGCCGCGCCGCTGGTCTTTCCGTGGAGTTGACAGTCGTCGAGTCCGCGATGGCGCAGGCATGACACGAAACACCGGACGAGTATGAGGCCAGTATGAGCAGCGAAAGCGACGCAGCCAACACCGAACCTGAGGTTCTGGTAGAACAGCGGGATCGGATTTTGATCATCACGATCAACCGCCCGAAAGCCAAGAACGCGGTCAACGCCGCAGTCAGCCGGGGCTTGGCCGATGCGATGGATCAGCTTGACGGCGATGCCGGCCTGTCGGTGGCAATCCTGACCGGTGGGGGCGGTTCGTTCTGCGCGGGCATGGACCTCAAGGCGTTCGCCCGGGGCGAGAATGTCGTCGTCGAAGGTCGCGGCCTTGGCTTTACCGAACGTCCGCCGACCAAGCCGCTCATTGCTGCGGTGGAAGGCTACGCGTTGGCGGGTGGCACCGAGCTGGCGCTTGCTGCCGACCTGATCGTGGCGGCCAGGGATTCGGCGTTCGGGATTCCTGAAGTCAAGCGGGGTCTGGTTGCCGGCGGCGGGGGATTGCTGCGGTTGCCGGAGCGCATCCCGTATGCGATAGCCATGGAGTTGGCGCTGACCGGTGACAACCTACCGGCCGAACGCGCGCACGAGCTGGGGCTCGTCAACGTTTTGGCCGAGCCGGGGACCGCCCTCGATGCTGCGATCGCGTTGGCGGAGAAGATCACCGCCAATGGGCCGCTGGCGGTGGTGGCCACCAAGCGGATTATCACCGAGTCGCGTGGGTGGAGTCCCGACACTATGTTCGCTGAGCAGATGAAGATCCTGGTGCCGGTGTTCACCTCCAACGACGCGAAGGAAGGTGCGATCGCGTTCGCCGAGAGGCGCCGGCCCCGTTGGACGGGCACCTAGCCCAGCTACGCGACGGTGTAGCCCATCGGCAGCAGGACACTCTTTTGCTGGGTGAAGTGTTCGACACCCTCGGGCCCGTTCTCGCGGCCGATTCCGGAGTTCTTGTAGCCGCCGAAGGGT
Above is a window of Mycobacterium tuberculosis H37Rv DNA encoding:
- the echA1 gene encoding enoyl-CoA hydratase EchA1, which translates into the protein MSSESDAANTEPEVLVEQRDRILIITINRPKAKNAVNAAVSRGLADAMDQLDGDAGLSVAILTGGGGSFCAGMDLKAFARGENVVVEGRGLGFTERPPTKPLIAAVEGYALAGGTELALAADLIVAARDSAFGIPEVKRGLVAGGGGLLRLPERIPYAIAMELALTGDNLPAERAHELGLVNVLAEPGTALDAAIALAEKITANGPLAVVATKRIITESRGWSPDTMFAEQMKILVPVFTSNDAKEGAIAFAERRRPRWTGT